A genomic region of Denticeps clupeoides chromosome 9, fDenClu1.1, whole genome shotgun sequence contains the following coding sequences:
- the znf148 gene encoding zinc finger protein 148: MNIDEKLEGMLLKCSGQVGLHHPSGVLGSPRADGRGGAGGGLEDMPMGERALANHPLLAEEDDDDDDDDEEEDLTGSTLATHDLIPHDELMVHEETVKNDAEEEPQFSQQRLSHKLPYTRGHIPVNVKQELKLSDSLVLTKKEKNQDRDLSESQKKKKRKQRSPAKILTINEDGSLGLQSPKSHVCVHCNAAFRTNYHLQRHVFIHTGEKPFQCSQCDMRFIQKYLLQRHEKIHTGEKPFRCDECGMRFIQKYHMERHKRTHSGEKPYQCDYCHQYFSRTDRVLKHRRMCHENKDRKAHKSTSKDDHLQSTEALGISLTSKECSLPKKKRQKSSDKPCLLVPAIADQGSPASGEEKSEKRSSKNESLPVYTLPSRVKDEYVVAEYSVELPESPGNRTLEGETSSDETSPPKLLLKKIPSKKVGKQPLEQPPTLSPLSTFEEGKVTRYTFEIVDKQGLMDVENNSDLGSVDSLQGGQPKPATSSTNYDDAMQFLKKKRYLAATNNSRDYALNVGSITSQPSVAQASVASVIDDTVPATILESQPLSVEIKPSQEKNVLPDEVLQTLLDHYSNKANGQPEMSFSVADTEVTSSISINSSDVSESSPAEPLVTSAQAPPAEKSNLLQEYSKFLQQALERTSQNDSYLNHQSLTYVSDSPSLSGQPLFTTDKQFTSPGRFRSGLNSPLRSALEKPHFALLGDSQHSFSFSGDEASPTAVSPTEDFLDQVSKKTDSQGIGQTFQIATFDPNFRSQFQSSRSANLRAHGGTDFSEFSLVSVTETRTQLTSSPDPTNSQTFG, translated from the exons ACGCACGATCTCATCCCACACGATGAGCTCATGGTTCACGAGGAGACGGTGAAGAATGATGCAGAGGAGGAACCGCAGTTCTCTCAGCAACGCCTGTCCCATAAGCTCCCATACACACGTGGCCACATTCCT GTGAATGTTAAGCAGGAGCTTAAGCTCTCTGACTCACTCGTGCTGACTAAGAAGGAGAAGAATCAGGACAGGGACCTCTCGGAGAgccagaagaaaaagaaaagaaagcaacGTTCTCCTGCAAAG ATTCTCACCATTAATGAAGATGGTTCATTGGGCCTGCAGAGCCCAAAGtcccatgtgtgtgtgcactgcaaTGCAGCCTTCCGAACCAACTACCATCTgcaaagacatgtttttattcatacag gtgAAAAGCCGTTTCAGTGCAGCCAATGCGACATGCGCTTCATTCAAAAGTATCTTCTACAGAGGCACGAGAAAATTCACACAG GTGAGAAGCCCTTTCGCTGTGATGAATGTGGGATGAGATTCATCCAGAAATACCACATGGAGAGACACAAGCGCACCCACAGTGGGGAAAAGCCCTACCAATGTGATTACTGCCACCAG TACTTTTCCCGAACTGATCGAGTGTTGAAACACAGACGCATGTGCCACGAGAACAAGGACCGTAAAGCCCACAAATCGACTTCTAAAGATGATCATCTGCAGAGCACTGAGGCCCTGGGCATTTCACTGACTTCAAAGGAGTGCTCTTTGCCCAAGAAGAAGCGGCAGAAATCCTCAGACAAACCGTGTCTCCTTGTCCCGGCCATCGCTGACCAAGGGAGCCCAGCTAGCGGTGAGGAGAAGTCGGAGAAAAGATCGAGTAAAAACGAGAGCTTACCCGTATACACCTTACCATCCAGAGTTAAAGACGAGTACGTTGTGGCAGAGTATTCTGTTGAGCTCCCTGAATCACCGGGCAACAGGACCCTCGAAGGAGAAACTTCCTCTGATGAGACAAGTCCCCCAAAACTGCTTCTGAAGAAGATACCGAGCAAAAAAGTTGGGAAGCAGCCTCTAGAACAGCCACCGACTCTGTCCCCGTTGTCCACGTTTGAAGAGGGCAAAGTCACCAGATATACCTTTGAGATCGTGGATAAACAGGGTCTCATGGATGTGGAGAACAACTCTGACTTGGGCAGCGTGGACTCGCTCCAAGGGGGACAGCCCAAACCGGCGACGAGCAGCACAAACTACGACGATGCCATGCAGTTCTTGAAGAAGAAGCGCTACCTCGCAGCCACCAACAACAGCCGCGACTACGCGCTAAATGTGGGCAGCATCACGTCACAGCCCTCTGTGGCCCAGGCGTCTGTGGCCAGCGTTATTGATGACACTGTCCCGGCCACAATTTTGGAGTCCCAGCCCTTGAGCGTCGAGATCAAGCCAAGCCAAGAGAAGAACGTTCTTCCTGACGAGGTCCTCCAGACTCTACTGGACCACTACTCCAACAAAGCCAACGGCCAGCCTGAGATGTCTTTCAGCGTGGCCGACACAGAAGTGACCTCGAGCATATCAATCAACTCCTCTGACGTGTCTGAGAGCAGCCCCGCCGAGCCTCTGGTCACCAGTGCCCAGGCACCCCCGGCGGAGAAGTCCAACCTGTTGCAGGAGTACTCCAAGTTCCTCCAGCAGGCTTTGGAGAGGACCAGTCAGAACGACAGCTATCTGAATCACCAGAGTCTTACTTACGTGAGCGACAGCCCCAGCCTGTCTGGACAGCCGCTGTTTACCACGGACAAACAGTTCACCTCCCCCGGCCGCTTTCGCTCGGGCTTGAACTCCCCTCTGAGGTCGGCCCTGGAGAAGCCCCACTTTGCCCTTCTAGGCGACTCGCAGCACTCTTTTTCCTTCTCGGGGGATGAAGCGAGCCCCACTGCTGTGTCTCCCACCGAAGACTTCCTAGACCAGGTTTCAAAAAAGACGGATTCTCAGGGGATCGGCCAGACATTTCAGATAGCTACGTTCGACCCGAACTTCCGCTCGCAGTTCCAGAGCTCTCGCTCGGCTAACCTGCGCGCTCATGGAGGAACAGACTTCTCTGAATTTTCTCTTGTTAGTGTAACCGAGACGAGGACTCAGCTGACCTCTTCACCAGATCCTACGAACAGCCAAACGTTTGGctga
- the slc12a8 gene encoding solute carrier family 12 member 8 isoform X1, producing MDDQPLAWTPSRPSKEDSGVLLSPSPLGSNSSGARVQELFHEDAQGSQSHAQPWWKVNVFVWEPVLFGTWDGVFTTCMINIFGVVLFLRTGWLVGNTGVLLGMFLVSLVVLVALVTVTSGIGVCERCSVGSGGVYAMISTVLGGRVGGTVGLLYVFGQCVAGAMYITGFAESIAEVLSLQSVWAVRGISVAVLLGLLGINLAGVKWIVRLQLLLLALLAVSTLDFVIGTFSHLDPEHGFVGYSDELLHNNTLPDYTPGETFFTVFGVFFPAATGVMAGFNMSSDLQRPEHNIPVGTLAAVCTSWFLYLVFAFLLGATCTRDALHSDFLIAEKVSLVGFLFLLGLYISSLASCMGGLYGAPRILQCIAQERVIPSFGFLGKGRGPNKTPVAAICLTSLLSMAFIFIGQVNVLAPIVTINFMLTYSIIDYSYFCVAMSYNLQVKERKPLIKKPSMRKPLVATTHPGYGSNCSIKTSNGTLLEFTKDMDQIFPQPTNGSAEMEKSPLSMKARGRRSKVPAKETLRDSFGLDLNSNTHVDKKKDEQGKTESVLQKGLPASQPDPERLDDNLNNKEKSDLDPSPGEQLERNEAENKPKPERSEIKPMPDSFYAKFCNHWVALIGALCSVTIMFIIDPIYALANIVAALVLYLYIGKTSPGLPTGTGARFSFFKWMKLLVKNVRGKRDLQDQIVVTPSLSTVGVETRQLTEENADFASRGRYHRSSVITSADQVVHPQLR from the exons ATGGACGACCAGCCATTAGCCTGGACCCCATCCAGGCCTTCGAAGGAGGACAGTGGCGTTCTCCTGAGTCCTTCGCCCCTCGGCAGTAACAGCAGCGGCGCTCGCGTCCAAGAGCTCTTCCATGAAGACGCACAG GGCTCTCAGAGCCACGCCCAGCCGTGGTGGAAGGTGAACGTCTTTGTTTGGGAGCCCGTGCTGTTTGGGACCTGGGATGGCGTTTTCACCACCTGCATGATCAACATTTTTGGTGTGGTGCTCTTCCTTCGGACCGGGTGGCTCGTA GGGAATACAGGGGTGCTGCTGGGCATGTTTCTGGTGTCACTGGTCGTGCTGGTGGCCCTGGTGACCGTCACGTCCGGGATCGGCGTTTGTGAACGATGCAGTGTGGGCAGCGGTGGAGTGTATGCCATGATCTCCACTGTGCTGGGGGGCAGAGTTGGTGGCACGGTGGGCCTGCTTTATGTGTTCGGGCAG TGTGTGGCTGGAGCCATGTATATCACTGGTTTTGCAGAGTCCATAGCTGAGGTTCTGAGCCTGCAGAGCGTGTGGGCCGTGCGTGGGATCTCCGTCGCCGTGCTCCTGGGCCTTTTGGGCATAAACCTCGCCGGGGTTAAGTGGATAGTCCGGctccagctgctgcttctggCCCTGCTGGCTGTGTCCACGCTGGACTTTGTCATCGGGACGTTCTCCCACCTGGATCCAG AGCATGGGTTTGTGGGATATTCCGATGAACTGTTGCACAACAACACCCTCCCAGACTACACGCCTGGAGAGACCTTTTTCACCGTGTTTGGGGTCTTCTTTCCTGCGGCTACAG GTGTGATGGCAGGCTTCAACATGAGCTCTGATCTTCAGAGGCCGGAGCACAACATCCCCGTGGGAACCCTGGCTGCTGTCTGTACTTC GTGGTTCCTGTATCTCGTCTTTGCTTTCTTGCTGGGAGCCACCTGCACCAGGGACGCTCTCCACAGTGACTTTTTAATAGCAGAAAAG gtCTCCTTGGTGGGCTTCCTGTTTCTGCTGGGGCTCTATATCTCCTCCCTAGCCTCGTGCATGGGCGGCCTGTATGGGGCACCCAGGATCCTTCAGTGCATTGCCCAAGAGAGAGTTATTCCTTCCTTTGGATTCCTGGGAAAAGGG AGAGGTCCCAATAAAACTCCTGTGGCAGCAATCTGTCTAACCAGTCTGCTTTCAATGGCCTTCATCTTCATTGGTCAGGTCAATGTTCTGGCCCCTATTGTCACCATCAACTTCATGCTGACCTACAGCATCATTGACTATTCCTATTTTTGCGTAGCCATGAGCTACAACCTCCAAGTCAAAGAGAGGAAACCTTTGATCAAGAAACCAAGTATGAGAAAGCCTCTCGTGGCAACCACCCACCCGGGATATGGAAGCAACTGCTCCATTAAGACAAGCAATGGCACATTGCTGGAGTTCACCAAGGACATGGACCAGATATTTCCACAGCCAACCAATGGAAGTGCTGAAATGGAAAAATCCCCGTTAAGCATGAAGGCCAGAGGCAGGAGGTCAAAGGTGCCTGCCAAGGAAACGCTGAGGGACAGTTTTGGCTTGGATCTGAATAGCAACACCCATGTGGATAAGAAAAAAGACGAGCAAGGGAAAACTGAAAGCGTTCTCCAAAAAGGTCTTCCTGCCAGTCAACCTGATCCAGAGAGGCTTGATGACAACTTGAACAATAAGGAGAAATCAGATCTGGACCCTTCCCCAGGAGAACAGCTTGAAAgaaatg AGgcagaaaacaaaccaaaacccgAGAGATCAGAAATTAAACCTATGCCTGATTCATTCTATGCCAAATTTTGCAACCACTGGGTGGCTTTAATTGGt GCGTTGTGCTCTGTGACTATCATGTTCATCATCGATCCCATCTACGCATTGGCGAATATTGTTGCTGCTCTTGTCCTTTACCTGTACATTGGAAAGACCAGTCCGGGTTTGCCGACAG GTACTGGAGCGCGCTTCAGTTTTTTCAAGTGGATGAAGTTGCTGGTGAAGAACGTCAG GGGAAAGCGGGATCTTCAGGACCAGATTGTTGTGACACCGTCTTTGTCCACCGTTGGTGTTGAAACCCGACAGCTGACCGAAGAAAATGCCGACTTTGCCTCCCGTGGCCGTTACCACCGCTCTTCAGTCATCACCAGTGCGGATCAAGTGGTGCATCCTCAACTCAGATGA
- the slc12a8 gene encoding solute carrier family 12 member 8 isoform X2, with amino-acid sequence MQCGQRWSVCHDLHCAGGQSWWHGGPALCVRAESIAEVLSLQSVWAVRGISVAVLLGLLGINLAGVKWIVRLQLLLLALLAVSTLDFVIGTFSHLDPEHGFVGYSDELLHNNTLPDYTPGETFFTVFGVFFPAATGVMAGFNMSSDLQRPEHNIPVGTLAAVCTSWFLYLVFAFLLGATCTRDALHSDFLIAEKVSLVGFLFLLGLYISSLASCMGGLYGAPRILQCIAQERVIPSFGFLGKGRGPNKTPVAAICLTSLLSMAFIFIGQVNVLAPIVTINFMLTYSIIDYSYFCVAMSYNLQVKERKPLIKKPSMRKPLVATTHPGYGSNCSIKTSNGTLLEFTKDMDQIFPQPTNGSAEMEKSPLSMKARGRRSKVPAKETLRDSFGLDLNSNTHVDKKKDEQGKTESVLQKGLPASQPDPERLDDNLNNKEKSDLDPSPGEQLERNEAENKPKPERSEIKPMPDSFYAKFCNHWVALIGALCSVTIMFIIDPIYALANIVAALVLYLYIGKTSPGLPTGTGARFSFFKWMKLLVKNVRGKRDLQDQIVVTPSLSTVGVETRQLTEENADFASRGRYHRSSVITSADQVVHPQLR; translated from the exons ATGCAGTGTGGGCAGCGGTGGAGTGTATGCCATGATCTCCACTGTGCTGGGGGGCAGAGTTGGTGGCACGGTGGGCCTGCTTTATGTGTTCGGGCAG AGTCCATAGCTGAGGTTCTGAGCCTGCAGAGCGTGTGGGCCGTGCGTGGGATCTCCGTCGCCGTGCTCCTGGGCCTTTTGGGCATAAACCTCGCCGGGGTTAAGTGGATAGTCCGGctccagctgctgcttctggCCCTGCTGGCTGTGTCCACGCTGGACTTTGTCATCGGGACGTTCTCCCACCTGGATCCAG AGCATGGGTTTGTGGGATATTCCGATGAACTGTTGCACAACAACACCCTCCCAGACTACACGCCTGGAGAGACCTTTTTCACCGTGTTTGGGGTCTTCTTTCCTGCGGCTACAG GTGTGATGGCAGGCTTCAACATGAGCTCTGATCTTCAGAGGCCGGAGCACAACATCCCCGTGGGAACCCTGGCTGCTGTCTGTACTTC GTGGTTCCTGTATCTCGTCTTTGCTTTCTTGCTGGGAGCCACCTGCACCAGGGACGCTCTCCACAGTGACTTTTTAATAGCAGAAAAG gtCTCCTTGGTGGGCTTCCTGTTTCTGCTGGGGCTCTATATCTCCTCCCTAGCCTCGTGCATGGGCGGCCTGTATGGGGCACCCAGGATCCTTCAGTGCATTGCCCAAGAGAGAGTTATTCCTTCCTTTGGATTCCTGGGAAAAGGG AGAGGTCCCAATAAAACTCCTGTGGCAGCAATCTGTCTAACCAGTCTGCTTTCAATGGCCTTCATCTTCATTGGTCAGGTCAATGTTCTGGCCCCTATTGTCACCATCAACTTCATGCTGACCTACAGCATCATTGACTATTCCTATTTTTGCGTAGCCATGAGCTACAACCTCCAAGTCAAAGAGAGGAAACCTTTGATCAAGAAACCAAGTATGAGAAAGCCTCTCGTGGCAACCACCCACCCGGGATATGGAAGCAACTGCTCCATTAAGACAAGCAATGGCACATTGCTGGAGTTCACCAAGGACATGGACCAGATATTTCCACAGCCAACCAATGGAAGTGCTGAAATGGAAAAATCCCCGTTAAGCATGAAGGCCAGAGGCAGGAGGTCAAAGGTGCCTGCCAAGGAAACGCTGAGGGACAGTTTTGGCTTGGATCTGAATAGCAACACCCATGTGGATAAGAAAAAAGACGAGCAAGGGAAAACTGAAAGCGTTCTCCAAAAAGGTCTTCCTGCCAGTCAACCTGATCCAGAGAGGCTTGATGACAACTTGAACAATAAGGAGAAATCAGATCTGGACCCTTCCCCAGGAGAACAGCTTGAAAgaaatg AGgcagaaaacaaaccaaaacccgAGAGATCAGAAATTAAACCTATGCCTGATTCATTCTATGCCAAATTTTGCAACCACTGGGTGGCTTTAATTGGt GCGTTGTGCTCTGTGACTATCATGTTCATCATCGATCCCATCTACGCATTGGCGAATATTGTTGCTGCTCTTGTCCTTTACCTGTACATTGGAAAGACCAGTCCGGGTTTGCCGACAG GTACTGGAGCGCGCTTCAGTTTTTTCAAGTGGATGAAGTTGCTGGTGAAGAACGTCAG GGGAAAGCGGGATCTTCAGGACCAGATTGTTGTGACACCGTCTTTGTCCACCGTTGGTGTTGAAACCCGACAGCTGACCGAAGAAAATGCCGACTTTGCCTCCCGTGGCCGTTACCACCGCTCTTCAGTCATCACCAGTGCGGATCAAGTGGTGCATCCTCAACTCAGATGA